In Nitrosarchaeum sp., a genomic segment contains:
- a CDS encoding OB-fold domain-containing protein codes for MTIEEQLIEYAKQGKLLTHKCTKCGYIHLSTAYYCLKCGSKGFEDLVLDGVGSIATYTIITVAPAGFEKFTPYAFVVLQLDNTHLRISGFMAGIATPEDLPVGTRARIAGFEDGCGIIIKKQ; via the coding sequence ATGACTATTGAAGAACAACTTATTGAATATGCAAAACAAGGTAAACTCTTAACTCACAAATGTACAAAGTGCGGATACATTCACTTGTCTACTGCATATTACTGCCTAAAATGTGGCAGTAAAGGCTTTGAGGATCTTGTTTTAGACGGAGTAGGCTCAATTGCCACTTATACGATAATAACTGTAGCTCCTGCGGGTTTTGAAAAATTTACACCTTATGCATTCGTGGTGCTTCAATTAGACAATACACATTTGAGAATTTCAGGATTTATGGCTGGAATTGCAACACCTGAAGATCTACCTGTAGGAACTAGAGCCAGAATCGCCGGTTTTGAAGATGGTTGTGGAATTATTATTAAAAAACAGTAA
- a CDS encoding thiolase domain-containing protein, whose amino-acid sequence MTFVEKVCVLGAGSTKYGKLSESIADITTQASVLAIENAGIDPKEIKASYISNVFGVADKQVHLGPVLMSRLGIPDKPSLTIESACGSGSVSFREAYANVAAGFYDCLVVTGVEKVTHTGTEWTTTYFAYCSDFFYEGQAGASFPGLFASMARAYLTEFGATEEDFARVAVKNHDNGFLNPKAHMQKKITIDDVLKSPVVASPLKLYDCCPFSDGASSVILCSEKFAKSHGGDYIEVIGSGRGGSPAALQGREHMTTIPSTKIAAADAYKMAGVTPKDIDFAEVHDCFTIAEIVDTEDLGFFEKGKGVQAVREGRTSLNSDISINPSGGLKSKGHPIGATGVGQVVEVYDQLTGKAGARTVKDAKIGLTHNFGATGASCAVHIFQSV is encoded by the coding sequence GTGACATTTGTGGAAAAGGTCTGTGTTCTTGGCGCAGGTAGCACCAAATATGGTAAATTATCAGAAAGTATAGCTGATATCACTACTCAGGCATCCGTTTTAGCTATAGAAAATGCAGGAATCGATCCAAAAGAGATCAAAGCATCTTACATTTCAAACGTCTTTGGAGTTGCAGATAAGCAGGTACATCTTGGACCTGTTTTAATGAGTAGATTGGGAATTCCAGATAAACCATCATTAACAATAGAATCAGCATGTGGAAGTGGCTCAGTATCCTTTAGAGAAGCATATGCCAATGTTGCGGCTGGATTTTATGATTGTCTTGTAGTAACTGGCGTTGAAAAAGTAACTCATACAGGAACTGAATGGACAACAACTTACTTTGCATATTGTTCTGATTTTTTTTATGAAGGCCAAGCAGGTGCATCTTTTCCAGGATTATTTGCATCAATGGCAAGAGCTTACTTGACTGAGTTTGGTGCAACTGAAGAAGATTTTGCAAGAGTTGCAGTAAAGAATCACGACAATGGATTTCTAAATCCTAAAGCTCACATGCAAAAGAAAATTACAATTGATGATGTACTAAAATCTCCGGTAGTTGCAAGTCCGCTAAAACTTTATGATTGCTGTCCATTTTCTGATGGCGCAAGTTCTGTTATTCTTTGTTCTGAAAAGTTTGCAAAATCTCATGGCGGTGATTACATTGAAGTTATTGGATCTGGTAGAGGTGGTTCACCTGCTGCATTGCAAGGACGTGAACACATGACTACTATTCCTAGTACAAAGATTGCAGCAGCAGATGCATACAAAATGGCTGGTGTTACTCCAAAAGATATTGATTTTGCTGAAGTACATGATTGCTTTACTATTGCAGAAATTGTTGACACTGAAGATTTAGGATTCTTTGAAAAAGGTAAAGGGGTACAAGCTGTAAGAGAAGGTAGAACTAGTTTAAATTCAGACATTTCAATTAATCCATCAGGAGGTCTTAAATCAAAAGGACATCCAATTGGAGCTACAGGTGTAGGACAAGTAGTAGAAGTTTATGATCAATTAACTGGTAAAGCAGGAGCACGAACTGTTAAAGATGCAAAAATTGGTTTAACTCATAATTTTGGTGCAACTGGTGCAAGTTGCGCTGTTCATATATTCCAAAGTGTGTAA
- a CDS encoding DNA topoisomerase — translation MPSKKSLLKTIQVKRTITRHVAKTTKSKTAIFKKEIIQYLDINGYLSWSSKDRKYMILGTNSPKNGLVECPECRLGQIILIRSKTTRKRFMGCSNFHGGCKASSPLLQKARLRAMKIPCDVCKWPMIIFRYSRKQKWTRQCSNFNCESRKIKSSK, via the coding sequence ATGCCGTCAAAGAAATCATTGCTCAAAACTATTCAGGTTAAAAGGACCATCACTAGACACGTAGCAAAAACTACAAAGTCAAAGACAGCAATTTTCAAAAAAGAGATCATTCAATATTTGGACATTAATGGATACTTGTCTTGGTCATCAAAAGATAGAAAATATATGATTCTTGGGACAAATTCTCCAAAAAACGGGCTAGTTGAATGTCCAGAATGTAGATTAGGCCAGATAATACTAATCAGATCTAAAACAACAAGAAAACGATTCATGGGCTGTTCAAACTTTCATGGAGGTTGTAAAGCATCATCACCGCTATTGCAGAAAGCAAGACTTAGAGCAATGAAGATTCCATGTGATGTATGCAAGTGGCCAATGATAATTTTCCGTTACTCAAGAAAACAAAAATGGACTAGACAGTGTTCAAACTTTAATTGTGAAAGTAGAAAAATTAAATCTTCAAAGTAG
- a CDS encoding carbon-nitrogen hydrolase family protein — translation MKVAIVQFKASTKKETNLKKIIDYITKAAEKKATLVAFPEFMMFYTNSSQSSKQLATLAETITGNFVTSIAKCAKENHIDIVGSFYEKSTKKDRVYDTSFIIDKNGKVISRYRKIHLYDALGFRESDKMVKGSKIAKPVSTTIGKIGMMICYDLRFPEMSRSLAVAGSEILVAPSAWVKGNMKEEHWITINKTRAIENGCYVIAPDQVGNIYCGRSLVIDPYGKILLDMKKKQGIGYVDIELKNVKQIRKILPLLKNRRTDIYPTLKI, via the coding sequence ATGAAAGTTGCGATTGTACAGTTTAAGGCATCTACTAAAAAAGAAACTAATCTAAAAAAAATTATTGATTATATTACAAAAGCAGCAGAAAAAAAAGCTACACTTGTTGCATTTCCAGAATTTATGATGTTTTATACAAATTCATCACAATCATCAAAACAGCTAGCAACTTTAGCTGAAACTATCACTGGAAATTTTGTAACTAGTATTGCAAAGTGTGCCAAAGAAAATCACATAGATATTGTAGGATCATTTTATGAAAAAAGTACAAAAAAAGATCGCGTATATGACACTTCATTTATTATTGATAAAAATGGTAAAGTGATATCAAGATACAGAAAAATTCATCTCTATGATGCTCTAGGATTTAGAGAGTCTGATAAAATGGTTAAAGGCTCAAAGATTGCAAAGCCTGTATCAACTACTATTGGGAAAATAGGAATGATGATTTGCTATGACTTGAGATTTCCAGAGATGTCAAGATCACTTGCTGTTGCAGGCTCTGAAATTCTAGTTGCACCATCAGCTTGGGTGAAAGGTAACATGAAAGAAGAACATTGGATTACAATCAACAAGACACGTGCAATTGAAAATGGTTGTTATGTCATTGCCCCTGATCAAGTTGGAAATATTTACTGTGGACGAAGTCTTGTAATTGATCCATACGGAAAAATTTTGCTTGATATGAAAAAGAAACAAGGAATTGGATATGTCGACATTGAATTAAAAAATGTAAAACAAATTAGAAAGATTCTACCGTTATTAAAAAACAGACGTACTGATATCTATCCTACTTTGAAGATTTAA
- a CDS encoding 4-oxalocrotonate tautomerase family protein, translating to MPLITVSMYPGRTQQQKDEYAKAITKSAVEILKTKESHVIVVFEDNPKENWFLAGNQL from the coding sequence ATGCCATTGATTACAGTCTCAATGTATCCTGGAAGAACTCAACAACAAAAAGATGAATATGCAAAAGCAATCACAAAATCTGCTGTAGAAATTCTAAAAACAAAAGAATCTCATGTCATTGTAGTTTTTGAGGATAATCCAAAAGAAAACTGGTTTCTAGCAGGAAACCAACTTTAA
- a CDS encoding rhomboid family intramembrane serine protease, whose amino-acid sequence MFPLRDENPHPPGFKPKVTYALIAANVLVFLIEIAYTGQFIEFTNQNAFSLFYNWGAVPNCVTGATVSNIDFGQGSMQIKCPTEPYISLLSSTFLHGGAMHLGGNMLFLWIFGDNIELKFGRLKYLGIYLMWGISAGLIHILGDPTSVIPAVGASGAISGILGAYLVMFPRAKIQTVMIMGFFIRMLHIQARWFLPFWLVFQNLLPFFIGGFGVAGGGVAYLAHIGGFVVGLATGYLYKKTHGSEYTYGTRYGYKG is encoded by the coding sequence ATGTTTCCATTACGCGATGAAAATCCACATCCTCCAGGATTCAAACCAAAAGTAACTTATGCATTAATTGCAGCTAATGTTCTAGTATTCCTTATAGAAATTGCATATACTGGACAATTTATTGAATTTACGAATCAAAATGCATTTTCATTATTTTATAATTGGGGTGCAGTGCCAAACTGTGTTACAGGCGCAACTGTTTCTAACATAGATTTTGGACAAGGATCAATGCAAATTAAATGTCCTACTGAACCATACATCTCTCTTCTTAGTTCTACTTTCTTACATGGTGGTGCAATGCATCTTGGAGGTAACATGTTGTTTTTGTGGATATTTGGCGATAACATTGAACTAAAGTTTGGTCGATTAAAATATCTGGGAATTTATCTGATGTGGGGAATAAGCGCAGGATTAATTCACATACTTGGTGATCCTACAAGTGTAATTCCTGCAGTAGGTGCATCTGGTGCAATATCTGGAATACTTGGTGCATATCTTGTAATGTTTCCAAGAGCAAAGATTCAGACTGTAATGATAATGGGATTCTTTATCAGAATGTTGCATATCCAAGCTAGATGGTTCTTACCATTTTGGCTTGTTTTCCAAAACTTACTTCCATTTTTTATTGGTGGATTTGGTGTTGCAGGAGGTGGTGTTGCATATCTTGCTCATATTGGTGGATTTGTAGTAGGACTTGCTACTGGATATCTATACAAGAAAACACATGGCTCTGAGTACACATACGGAACAAGATATGGGTACAAAGGCTAA